Proteins encoded by one window of Aspergillus puulaauensis MK2 DNA, chromosome 4, nearly complete sequence:
- a CDS encoding uncharacterized protein (COG:S;~EggNog:ENOG410PZZJ;~InterPro:IPR000791;~PFAM:PF01184;~TransMembrane:5 (o43-63i75-97o109-127i132-154o166-185i);~go_component: GO:0016021 - integral component of membrane [Evidence IEA]) — protein MSLETDQPEKIDRVLHRDPKVSIFLQPIAPATFQWGDESSPTIFFPFVAFWGGFGQFIARLYGYAARDTLVTVVHALWGSFWMSIGLLYLLVATGALPPHGLHEHFPELAAWFIVLAFFTWSGAIAASARDLVLCSVLTTLAIGSTIACCLFAFGSGVGTGMKVAAYFWIVSAILAWWRVTVYLIEEAFGQHAIAKFFPIFRTPIEGRRPLLAPGFGEPGVKRGMPGLT, from the exons ATGTCCCTCGAAACAGACCAGCCCGAGAAAATCGACCGAGTGCTGCACCGCGACCCAAAAGTCTCAATATTCCTGCAGCCCATCGCG CCAGCTACATTCCAGTGGGGAGATGAAAGCTCACCAacgatcttcttcccctttgtCGCATTCTGGGGCGGTTTCGGGCAGTTTATCGCGAGACTCTATGGCTATGCAGCCCGCGATACCCTGGTTACAGTGGTCCATGCTCTGTGGGGGAGTTTCTGGATGAGTATTGGGCTGCTGTATCTTCTTGTT GCCACTGGTGCCCTCCCACCGCACGGACTCCACGAGCACTTCCCAGAGCTCGCAGCGTGGTTCATCGTGCTGGCCTTCTTCACATGGTCTGGC GCAATCGCCGCCTCAGCCCGAGACCTAGTCCTCTGCAGCGTCCTGACAACGCTCGCCATCGGCTCGACCATAGCCTGCTGCCTGTTCGCATTCGGCAGCGGCGTTGGAACAGGAATGAAAGTCGCCGCGTATTTCTGGATTGTCAGCGCGATTCTTGCCTGGTGGCGTGTGACTGTGTATCTGATTGAAGAGGCATTCGGACAGCATGCTATCGCCAAGTTCTTCCCTATCTTCCGGACTCCAATTGAGGGGAGACGGCCACTGCTTGCGCCTGGATTTGGCGAGCCCGGTGTGAAGAGGGGAATGCCAGGGCTGACTTGA